One Osmerus mordax isolate fOsmMor3 chromosome 25, fOsmMor3.pri, whole genome shotgun sequence DNA window includes the following coding sequences:
- the ecscr gene encoding endothelial cell-specific chemotaxis regulator, whose product MGLFLHPYSVLAVLFLSPAASAQSGMNQTDRTDILKGGSTTATVSGTYSVASTTPSPDSATSLGQVISTTTASQRTSLTPSQTYTLSVLGTGLITETSRVAAFYYSSTSLGSTSSVSSTSQATTSQTPTPSPEKPATTSNTSAPAQGSPAAPAECCPPTVTSPDGAPHTQTDVQPTQPHNNNLTMVAFGMMSFILILIVITVILVTAVNLKGRCSTPKDDELTTNKLFDR is encoded by the exons ATGGGTCTGTTCCTCCATCCCTACAGTGTGCTGGCTGTTCTGTTCCTCAGCCCAGCAG CCTCAGCCCAAAGTGGCATGAATCAGACCGACCGTACAGACATCCTGAAGGGTGGGTCCACAACAGCCACTGTGTCTGGGACCTATTCTG TGGCTTCAACTACACCATCACCAGACAGTGCTACTTCTCTGGGTCAGGttataagcacaacaacagccTCTCAAAGGACTAGTCTGACACCATCTCAAACCTACACCCTCTCTGTGTTAG GGACCGGTCTAATCACAGAAACTTCCAGAGTGGCAGCTTTTTATTACTCATCAACCTCGCTAG GAAGCACCAGCAGTGTAAGTTCCACATCGCAGGCGACAACATCTCAGACACCGACACCCTCGCCGGAGAAACCCGCCACCACCTCCAACACCTCAGCCCCAGCGCAAG GGTCGCCAGCTGCACCAGCAGAGTGTTGCCCCCCCACTGTCACCTCCCCTGAtggagctccacacacacagacggatgtgcagcccacacagccccacaacaACAACCTAACCATGGTGGCCTTCG GTATGATGAGCTTCATCCTGATACTAATTGTAATCACGGTGATTTTAGTTACGGCCGTCAACCTCAAAGGGCGATGCAGCACCCCCAAGGATGATG AACTAACAACAAACAAGCTATTTGACAGGTAA
- the LOC136933368 gene encoding LOW QUALITY PROTEIN: dnaJ homolog subfamily C member 18-like (The sequence of the model RefSeq protein was modified relative to this genomic sequence to represent the inferred CDS: inserted 1 base in 1 codon; deleted 2 bases in 1 codon) — protein sequence MDKEESERLIEKAKLCLRSGRREKALQLLYEAQKIYPSTRARVLIDAIVRNGSSAAPESHNVPPPRGWRNEDLGEGRGGEEGSAGSSEDKKSYTEEQRQGVFRIKKCRDFYEILGASKDASDEDLKKAYRKLALKFHPDKNCXPGATDAFKAIGNAYAVLSNPEKRLQYDQYGEQAPSDASRPPRAHARHAPNRSFNRDFEADISPEELFNIFFGGRFPTGNIHVYTNQGATYSNFYQPRRRRPYERREEEVEENRSQNTFTALLQLLPVLVLILISVFTQLMATNPPYSLFYKPAMGLVVSRETQNMGVPYYVDKGFQKEYRGDALDELEKSIESDYIEHLQNTCWKEKQQKSDLANLGQLYRDDRLKQKAESMKLDHCDKLYRFVGRQRGD from the exons ATGGATAAAGAGGAATCGGAGCGGTTGATAGAGAAAGCAAAGCTTTGCTTGCGGTCTGGACGGAGAGAAAAGGCACTTCAGCTCCTGTATGAAGCCCAAAAGATATACCCCAGTACTCGGGCCAGAG TACTTATCGATGCGATAGTGAGGAACGGGAGCTCCGCCGCCCCAGAGAGTCACAACGTCCCCCCGCCTAGAGGATGGAGGAACGAGGatttgggagaggggagaggaggggaggaaggcagCGCAGGATCCAGCGAGGACAAGAAGAGCTACACAGAAGAACAGCGGCAGGGGGTTTTCAG GATAAAGAAATGCAGGGACTTCTATGAGATCCTCGGCGCTTCTAAAGATGCCAGTGACGAGGACTTGAAAAAGGCCTACAGGAAGCTGGCCCTGAAGTTCCACCCAGACAAGAACT GCCCCGGGGCCACGGATGCATTCAAAG CAATAGGCAACGCGTACGCGGTGCTGAGCAACCCCGAGAAGCGTCTCCAGTACGACCAGTACGGGGAACAGGCTCCCTCGGATGCCTCC CGGCCCCCCAGGGCCCACGCCCGCCACGCCCCCAACCGCTCCTTCAACAGGGACTTCGAGGCCGACATCTCCCCCGAGGAGCTCTTCAACATCTTCTTTGGCGGAAGGTTccccacag GCAACATCCACGTGTACACCAACCAAGGGGCCACCTACTCGAACTTCTACCAGCCTCGACGCAGGCGCCCCTACGAGAGAcgcgaggaggaggtggaggagaaccgCAGTCAG AACACCTTCACGGCCCTGCTGCAGCTGCTTCCTGTCCTGGTGCTCATCCTCATCTCTGTGTTCACGCAGCTGATGGCCACCAACCCCCCCTACAGCCTCTTCTACAAACc ggccatGGGACTGGTGGTTTCCCGGGAGACGCAGAACATGGGCGTGCCCTACTACGTGGATAAGGGCTTCCAGAAGGAGTACCGCGGGGACGCTCTGGACGAGCTGGAGAAGAGCATCGAGAGCGACTACATCGAGCACCTGCAGAACACCTGCTGGAAGGAGAAACAGCAGA agtCGGACTTGGCCAACCTGGGCCAGCTGTACCGGGATGACCGGTTGAAGCAGAAGGCCGAGTCCATGAAGCTGGACCACTGCGACAAGCTGTATCGCTTTGTCGGCCGGCAGAGGGGAGACTGA